One window from the genome of Acetobacteroides hydrogenigenes encodes:
- a CDS encoding glycoside hydrolase family 2 TIM barrel-domain containing protein, translating into MRTLNAIALLSILFPLLSVAQVEQPEWQNPLVNQINREKIHASFVPHASKDAALKNENDRRVSLNGAWKFCFSKNPSSRPADFYKKNFDTKNWKTIQVPGSWELQGFDSPIYTDVQYPFPARPPFVPTDYNPVGSYLREFTVPQSWNGSDVILHFDGVESAFYCWVNGIRVGYSEDSRLPAEFNITKYLKKGKNTLAVEVYRYSDGSYLECQDYWRYSGIERNVWLVARPKVRIQDFEIKANLCKGYKDGTFELALTLNGDKFEKGVSAQVEVFDTRNQKIFSDKKVFSNAGETINLSKTFKNVLPWTAETPNLYTLAVSTISPSGVTTEAFVHRFGFRNVDIKNGQLLVNGVPIKIKGVNRHEHDPIKGRSISVESMVQDIKLMKQFNINAVRCSHYPNYSEWYELCDRYGLYLVDEANLESHGMEALDMDSLTRHPHWKVPFHERMERMVERDKNFTSIITWSLGNESGYGPNFEEIYHWTKKRDSSRPVQYEGAGMKGLSDIYCPMYARIPALRWHTNERQTRPLILCEYAHAMGNSNGNLKDYWELIYKYDQLQGGFIWDWVDQTFARKDEKGRHIWAYGGDMGYVGVKNDSNFCANGLVAADRSLHPHIWEVKKVYQSIHFEAIPFAANKIKITNGFDFIDLSRFNFRWIIKGNGKQIAAGNIAMPEIKAHQSEIVALDLPEIKPTPNTEYFITIEATTKEESELLPKGHIVAWEQLKLPTSEIAAPAANVDGTISLNESTSDITVEGKSFTAIFSKANGEIKSLKYNGKEYLIEGLRPNFWRAFTDNDVSNAMPVRCAIWKDAGSTLILKGIDQKSTQQEVSLTMSYDAPKVESEIVIKYSILVNGTIKVSYNFTPGEKVLPEMPRIGMRMIVKGEYDQMEWFGRGPHENYIDRNAGAAIDLYKATVWEQFHPYNRAQETANKTDVRWMSLQNLQGEGIIVKGSQPLNVSCWNFPMEDIEYVPFDIMRKHGGSVEKKDMVWVNIDLELQGVGGDTTWGAKAHQEYTITPNAKSYSFEISPITK; encoded by the coding sequence ATGAGAACGCTTAACGCTATTGCATTACTATCAATACTTTTCCCTCTTCTATCGGTTGCCCAGGTAGAGCAACCCGAATGGCAGAATCCTTTGGTAAACCAAATCAACAGGGAGAAAATACATGCCTCCTTTGTACCACACGCAAGTAAGGATGCGGCCCTGAAGAACGAAAACGACAGAAGAGTATCGCTAAACGGAGCCTGGAAGTTCTGCTTTTCGAAGAATCCGAGCAGCCGACCTGCCGATTTCTACAAGAAAAACTTCGATACAAAAAACTGGAAAACTATACAGGTTCCCGGCAGCTGGGAACTACAAGGATTTGACTCGCCCATCTACACCGATGTACAGTACCCATTCCCGGCAAGGCCTCCGTTCGTTCCTACCGACTACAACCCCGTAGGCTCGTACCTTCGCGAGTTTACCGTTCCTCAAAGCTGGAACGGCAGCGATGTCATCCTTCATTTTGATGGCGTAGAATCGGCCTTCTACTGCTGGGTGAATGGCATTCGTGTAGGATACAGCGAGGATAGCCGCCTTCCTGCAGAGTTCAACATCACCAAATACCTAAAGAAAGGGAAGAACACCCTTGCCGTAGAGGTATACCGCTACTCCGATGGCTCGTACCTCGAGTGCCAGGACTACTGGCGCTACAGCGGTATCGAGCGCAACGTTTGGCTTGTTGCCCGACCAAAAGTAAGGATTCAAGACTTCGAGATTAAAGCAAATCTATGCAAGGGCTATAAAGATGGCACCTTCGAACTTGCACTTACCCTTAACGGCGATAAGTTCGAAAAGGGAGTATCTGCACAAGTTGAGGTATTCGACACAAGGAATCAGAAGATATTCAGCGACAAAAAGGTATTCAGCAACGCTGGTGAAACCATCAACCTAAGTAAAACCTTTAAAAATGTTCTACCTTGGACAGCAGAAACCCCAAACCTGTACACTTTAGCTGTAAGCACCATTTCACCATCGGGAGTAACCACCGAAGCGTTTGTCCATAGGTTCGGCTTTAGGAATGTTGACATCAAGAACGGGCAGCTGCTGGTTAATGGCGTTCCAATAAAGATAAAAGGCGTTAACCGCCACGAGCACGATCCTATAAAAGGGCGTAGCATCAGCGTGGAGAGCATGGTTCAGGACATTAAGCTAATGAAGCAGTTTAACATCAACGCGGTTAGATGCAGCCACTATCCCAACTACTCGGAGTGGTACGAGCTGTGCGACAGGTACGGTTTATACCTTGTAGATGAGGCCAACCTCGAATCGCACGGCATGGAAGCGCTAGATATGGACTCGCTTACTCGCCACCCCCACTGGAAGGTTCCTTTCCACGAGCGAATGGAGCGAATGGTGGAGCGAGATAAAAACTTTACCTCTATCATCACCTGGTCGCTCGGCAACGAGTCGGGCTACGGACCAAACTTCGAGGAAATCTACCATTGGACAAAGAAGCGCGACAGCAGCCGACCCGTTCAATACGAAGGAGCAGGAATGAAGGGTCTCTCCGACATCTACTGCCCAATGTACGCCCGCATTCCTGCATTACGCTGGCATACCAACGAGCGACAAACCCGTCCGCTGATTCTGTGCGAGTACGCTCACGCCATGGGCAACAGCAATGGCAACCTAAAAGATTACTGGGAGCTAATCTACAAGTACGACCAGCTACAGGGTGGCTTTATTTGGGATTGGGTAGACCAAACCTTTGCCCGAAAGGACGAGAAAGGTCGCCACATTTGGGCGTATGGCGGAGACATGGGCTACGTAGGCGTTAAAAACGACTCTAACTTCTGTGCCAACGGCCTTGTTGCAGCCGATCGCTCTTTACATCCACACATATGGGAGGTTAAGAAGGTTTACCAAAGCATCCATTTCGAGGCTATTCCTTTTGCGGCCAATAAGATTAAAATCACCAATGGTTTCGACTTTATCGATCTTAGCCGATTCAACTTTAGATGGATCATTAAGGGTAACGGTAAGCAAATAGCAGCTGGCAACATCGCCATGCCCGAAATTAAGGCTCACCAATCAGAAATAGTTGCTCTCGACCTACCGGAAATAAAGCCTACACCCAATACCGAGTACTTTATCACCATCGAGGCAACAACCAAGGAGGAGAGCGAACTGCTACCTAAGGGACACATCGTAGCATGGGAACAGCTTAAGCTACCGACATCTGAAATTGCTGCTCCAGCTGCAAACGTTGATGGTACAATAAGCCTCAACGAGTCGACATCCGACATTACCGTAGAAGGAAAATCGTTTACCGCCATATTCTCTAAAGCAAATGGCGAGATCAAGAGCCTTAAGTACAACGGCAAGGAGTATCTAATAGAAGGTTTACGTCCTAACTTCTGGCGTGCATTTACCGACAACGATGTTTCCAACGCAATGCCCGTTCGCTGCGCCATTTGGAAGGATGCCGGCAGCACCCTTATCCTAAAGGGTATCGACCAAAAGAGCACACAGCAAGAAGTAAGCCTTACCATGAGCTACGATGCTCCTAAGGTAGAATCTGAAATCGTAATCAAGTACAGCATTCTTGTTAATGGAACCATAAAGGTATCGTATAACTTCACACCCGGCGAAAAGGTGCTTCCCGAAATGCCGCGTATTGGCATGCGTATGATCGTAAAAGGGGAGTACGACCAAATGGAATGGTTTGGAAGAGGCCCGCACGAGAACTATATCGACAGAAATGCGGGTGCAGCAATCGACCTATATAAGGCTACAGTATGGGAACAATTCCATCCTTACAACCGCGCACAGGAAACTGCCAACAAAACCGATGTTCGATGGATGTCATTGCAAAACCTACAGGGCGAAGGCATCATTGTAAAGGGTAGCCAACCGCTAAACGTTAGCTGCTGGAATTTCCCAATGGAGGATATCGAATACGTTCCGTTCGACATCATGCGCAAGCATGGAGGAAGCGTCGAGAAGAAGGATATGGTGTGGGTAAACATCGACCTTGAGCTGCAAGGCGTAGGAGGCGACACGACTTGGGGAGCTAAAGCTCATCAGGAGTATACCATCACTCCCAATGCAAAAAGCTACAGCTTCGAGATTAGTCCGATAACGAAATAG
- a CDS encoding MGH1-like glycoside hydrolase domain-containing protein, which translates to MNKLLLTTIILAASIIGANAVEKSKNIGLGYPSILNIAYTPDTLTGGKGWFTDAGAWMGFTIPSKDKWVNGFCGPFTIDSRRWVAKSIAEVGVEKDGIKHLASQFLPDSTSYFPGFVYISSKSKEVRIEQQLFFVDKNHAVLQLSSNNVKWNISSTFWLPNSTLKQNGNSLTITLPTGEIAGISFASNLKLTVKGNSYAATSSKPSNNTYAVISFYNNVEQRVTASNKIKAILKNPSASIAQSKARWNGYLSKTLRNDMSESYNRVAVKSVVTLMANWRSPKGDLFHDGVVPSHAVGYFVGMWAWDSWKHAVALSRIEPQLAKNQVRTMFDYQMEDGMVIDCIYSDKKENNYRDSKPPLAAWAVMEIYKQTKDLAFVKEMFPKLVKYNRWWFTHRDHDRNGICEFGSVDGTDEAAKWESGMDNAVRFDSSKMVKNSETAWSFDQESVDLNAFLYLENQLLKDMAKLIGTSYSDTFDGKKMDGYFFDSTKGYYYDRKLSDGFVSVEGSEGYIPMWVKMASKEHAAAVMKVYEKPNKFSTYIPFPTLCADHPQFTPNGYWRGPIWLDQVYFAISGMRSYGYTKEADCYTDQVFTRLNGLAQDAPIHENYDTHTGKRLKAPHFSWSAAHLLMLYWEYRK; encoded by the coding sequence ATGAACAAGCTTTTACTTACAACAATAATACTGGCAGCCTCCATAATAGGAGCTAATGCCGTAGAAAAGAGTAAAAACATAGGCCTAGGTTATCCTAGCATCCTTAACATCGCCTACACTCCCGACACCTTAACGGGAGGTAAAGGATGGTTTACCGATGCAGGAGCGTGGATGGGCTTTACCATCCCTTCGAAGGATAAATGGGTGAACGGTTTCTGCGGACCGTTTACCATTGATAGCCGACGCTGGGTTGCCAAGTCGATTGCCGAAGTTGGCGTTGAGAAGGATGGAATAAAACACCTTGCAAGCCAGTTTCTTCCAGACAGCACCTCCTACTTCCCAGGATTTGTCTACATCAGCAGTAAAAGCAAAGAAGTAAGGATTGAGCAGCAGCTCTTCTTCGTCGATAAGAACCACGCCGTACTGCAGCTGAGCAGCAATAACGTGAAATGGAACATCAGCTCTACCTTTTGGCTGCCTAATTCAACGCTTAAGCAGAACGGGAATAGCCTTACCATTACACTACCTACAGGAGAAATTGCAGGTATCAGCTTTGCTAGCAACCTTAAACTAACCGTTAAGGGCAACAGCTACGCTGCAACCAGCAGTAAACCTTCGAACAACACCTATGCCGTTATCAGCTTCTACAATAACGTTGAGCAAAGAGTCACCGCGAGTAATAAAATCAAGGCAATACTTAAGAATCCATCGGCAAGCATAGCCCAAAGCAAGGCTAGATGGAACGGATACCTTAGCAAAACGCTTCGCAACGATATGTCCGAGAGCTACAACCGCGTTGCCGTGAAAAGCGTTGTCACCTTAATGGCCAACTGGCGTAGTCCAAAAGGAGATTTGTTTCACGATGGAGTTGTTCCATCGCATGCCGTGGGCTACTTTGTTGGAATGTGGGCTTGGGATTCGTGGAAGCATGCCGTTGCTCTTTCGAGGATTGAACCCCAGCTGGCAAAGAATCAGGTTAGGACCATGTTCGACTACCAAATGGAGGATGGAATGGTTATCGACTGCATTTACAGCGACAAGAAAGAGAATAACTACCGCGACAGCAAGCCTCCGTTGGCAGCATGGGCCGTAATGGAAATCTACAAGCAGACAAAAGACTTAGCCTTTGTAAAGGAGATGTTCCCAAAGCTGGTAAAGTATAACCGCTGGTGGTTTACCCATCGCGATCACGACCGCAACGGCATCTGCGAGTTTGGCTCTGTTGACGGAACCGACGAGGCCGCCAAGTGGGAAAGCGGCATGGATAACGCCGTTCGCTTCGACAGCTCCAAAATGGTAAAGAACAGCGAAACGGCATGGAGCTTCGATCAGGAATCGGTTGACCTCAACGCATTTCTTTACCTCGAGAATCAGCTTTTAAAGGATATGGCAAAGCTTATTGGCACCTCATATTCCGACACTTTTGACGGCAAGAAGATGGATGGCTACTTCTTCGATTCCACGAAGGGATACTACTACGACCGAAAGCTAAGCGATGGCTTTGTTAGCGTCGAAGGTTCGGAAGGATACATTCCGATGTGGGTAAAGATGGCTTCTAAGGAGCATGCTGCTGCAGTAATGAAGGTGTACGAAAAGCCGAACAAGTTCTCCACCTACATCCCCTTCCCTACCCTTTGTGCCGATCATCCGCAGTTCACGCCAAACGGCTACTGGAGAGGTCCTATTTGGCTCGATCAGGTTTACTTCGCCATCTCGGGAATGAGAAGCTACGGATACACCAAAGAAGCCGACTGCTACACCGATCAGGTATTTACGCGCCTTAATGGGTTAGCTCAAGACGCACCTATTCACGAAAACTACGACACCCATACAGGTAAAAGGCTTAAAGCGCCACACTTCAGCTGGTCGGCAGCGCACTTGCTGATGCTTTACTGGGAGTATAGGAAGTAG
- a CDS encoding DUF3658 domain-containing protein — MRIIHVVFGDPASSRLRAFFRKEKQNSTNGIFCFKDDLSIGPIKNLDSPQGNLSRVNYLKNIHLERNGDSPLMLDQSDIGIEALRSFNFGKYDKVVVWHGNNIQEKLLLYLVCALLPNENLYEAAISEAVEQHGYTPIRLAECNISSLTTLLSSISPIDSNKKQAYKKEWEKSSQSDKLVRILSQEKITEVDESYYDSFILSDCTEDLTPASQVVWNVMGRCGQSIADAFLKYRVKRLVKRNEIYDCGGLLSLSNLA; from the coding sequence ATGAGAATAATTCATGTGGTATTTGGGGATCCTGCATCCAGCAGGCTGAGGGCTTTTTTTAGAAAAGAAAAGCAAAACTCAACAAACGGCATCTTTTGCTTTAAGGATGACCTTTCTATTGGACCAATCAAAAATTTGGACTCTCCACAGGGGAACCTTAGCAGGGTAAACTATCTCAAGAATATACATCTTGAACGAAATGGCGACTCGCCCTTAATGCTCGACCAATCGGACATTGGAATTGAAGCACTAAGATCGTTCAACTTTGGCAAATACGATAAGGTGGTAGTTTGGCATGGCAACAACATTCAGGAAAAGCTGCTGCTTTACCTTGTATGTGCGCTACTTCCTAACGAAAACCTGTACGAAGCGGCCATTTCCGAAGCGGTAGAGCAGCACGGGTACACTCCCATTAGGCTTGCCGAATGCAACATCAGCTCGCTCACTACGCTCCTTTCAAGCATTTCGCCTATAGACAGCAACAAAAAGCAAGCATACAAGAAGGAGTGGGAAAAATCATCGCAATCCGACAAGCTGGTTCGCATACTCAGCCAAGAGAAGATAACTGAAGTAGATGAGAGCTACTACGACAGCTTCATTCTTTCGGACTGTACCGAGGATCTTACTCCTGCTTCACAAGTTGTTTGGAATGTAATGGGACGCTGTGGACAAAGCATCGCCGATGCTTTTCTGAAGTATCGCGTAAAAAGACTGGTAAAAAGAAACGAAATTTACGACTGCGGAGGCTTACTATCCCTTAGCAATTTAGCCTAA
- a CDS encoding copper resistance protein NlpE: MIRYVRLTIAATFLLLAACNNNASKTEEPKGNVHVPQIAGNSYFGVLPCASCPGIETTLFFNSDSTVVKETLYQDNDIFPEIEKGKYSVKGNIVSLAFPTTESNQKYLVKDNGQLAMLGENNQEVEGDLKEYYKLSKVETLSPQDANGEYVNGQEGKGYFDKLVVKQVKEDIYSVSISSGKAAKGCLFNGRGALKGNRITVNLSELNKDMKSKMTITFRDKKASVYTDTPDNVYDLSYFCGGGGSLIGSYTKK, translated from the coding sequence ATGATAAGGTATGTAAGATTAACAATCGCTGCAACATTTCTACTGCTGGCAGCCTGCAACAACAATGCATCCAAGACCGAAGAACCTAAAGGAAACGTGCACGTACCCCAAATTGCAGGGAACAGCTACTTTGGCGTTTTACCTTGCGCATCGTGCCCAGGAATCGAAACTACCCTTTTCTTCAACTCGGACAGTACCGTAGTAAAGGAAACCCTATACCAGGACAACGATATTTTCCCCGAAATAGAAAAGGGGAAGTACTCCGTTAAGGGAAATATCGTTTCACTAGCTTTTCCAACAACAGAAAGCAACCAAAAATATCTGGTTAAGGATAACGGACAGCTAGCCATGCTCGGAGAAAACAACCAAGAGGTTGAAGGAGATCTTAAAGAGTACTATAAGCTATCGAAGGTTGAAACGCTATCGCCACAAGATGCTAATGGAGAGTACGTAAACGGACAAGAAGGGAAAGGTTACTTCGATAAGCTGGTGGTAAAGCAAGTTAAGGAAGATATCTATTCCGTAAGCATCTCGTCAGGAAAAGCAGCAAAAGGATGCCTGTTTAATGGTCGAGGAGCGCTAAAAGGAAATCGCATTACGGTAAACCTTAGCGAGCTGAACAAGGATATGAAATCGAAAATGACGATAACCTTTAGAGATAAAAAAGCTAGCGTTTACACCGATACGCCCGATAATGTGTACGACCTAAGCTACTTCTGTGGTGGAGGTGGTTCTCTTATTGGTAGCTACACCAAAAAGTAA
- a CDS encoding serine hydrolase, with the protein MKKALVLTILLAFAATIGVVRAQEVKLPTFVTDSLDSYVKRAMSSWNVPGLSVAVVKDGKVVLMKGYGVTRIGGTEPVDANTLFMIGSNTKAFTATALAILQEAGKMSLNDRVKKWMPEFKLRDTLASNDAMICDLLSHRLGFETFQGDFTYWASNLSRAEVIEKMALVRAPYHLRTQWGYCNAAFLAAGELIPRIAGRTWDDVVRDSILAPLKMTRTFTGLAGAKSMDNLALPHSMAGDRLAVIDFADLNNLAPAGSMVSSAKDMTNWLSAQLDNGMLNGVQVVSSNAIQAIRAPHSIIAMDPRDRQTTHFYLYGLGIMVNDFNGKTYFSHTGGVDGFLSSVIFMPEEKLGIVVLTNTDQNRLYLDLANELRDAFLGLPYKGYAYKSLERSNASKRLFDAKMDSLRNVVKQGNVPALPLKSFVGRYANEVYGDIFVNMDKGKLNITFSHHPNLVANLEYMKNNTFLCTYNRPAFGVVEMPFKVANGEVEGLTLRVNDFVEATPYEFKKN; encoded by the coding sequence ATGAAAAAAGCATTGGTGCTTACCATCCTTTTGGCATTTGCTGCAACCATTGGTGTTGTAAGAGCACAGGAGGTAAAGCTCCCTACATTTGTTACCGATAGCCTCGATAGCTACGTAAAACGAGCTATGAGCAGCTGGAATGTGCCCGGTCTTTCGGTTGCCGTTGTTAAGGATGGGAAGGTAGTTCTTATGAAGGGTTACGGCGTTACCCGCATTGGAGGAACCGAACCGGTTGATGCAAATACGCTCTTTATGATTGGCTCCAATACCAAAGCTTTTACGGCAACTGCACTTGCCATTCTTCAAGAGGCGGGCAAAATGAGCCTAAACGATAGGGTAAAGAAGTGGATGCCGGAGTTTAAGCTTCGCGACACGCTTGCCAGCAACGATGCAATGATTTGCGATTTGCTTTCGCATAGGTTGGGCTTCGAAACGTTTCAGGGTGATTTTACCTATTGGGCTTCGAATCTGTCGAGAGCTGAGGTTATTGAGAAGATGGCGTTAGTTCGTGCTCCGTACCATTTAAGAACCCAATGGGGTTACTGCAATGCAGCATTTCTTGCTGCAGGAGAGCTGATTCCTCGGATAGCAGGAAGAACGTGGGACGACGTTGTTAGGGATAGCATTTTAGCACCCTTGAAGATGACCAGAACGTTTACCGGGTTAGCCGGGGCTAAAAGTATGGACAACCTTGCATTGCCTCATAGCATGGCGGGGGATAGATTGGCTGTTATTGATTTTGCAGATCTGAATAATCTTGCTCCAGCTGGAAGTATGGTGTCTAGTGCAAAGGATATGACCAATTGGCTAAGCGCTCAGCTCGATAATGGGATGCTGAATGGCGTTCAGGTTGTGTCTTCTAATGCAATTCAGGCGATACGAGCACCTCACTCCATAATAGCGATGGACCCAAGAGATAGGCAAACTACCCACTTTTACCTTTATGGCTTGGGTATAATGGTTAACGACTTTAATGGGAAGACGTACTTTTCGCATACAGGTGGTGTCGATGGGTTTCTGTCGTCCGTTATCTTTATGCCGGAGGAAAAACTCGGTATTGTGGTTTTGACCAATACCGATCAGAATAGGCTTTATTTGGATCTAGCCAACGAGCTAAGGGATGCCTTCTTGGGTTTGCCGTATAAGGGATATGCCTACAAGTCGCTGGAACGGTCGAACGCCAGTAAAAGGCTTTTCGATGCTAAAATGGACTCGTTGCGAAATGTGGTAAAGCAGGGTAATGTGCCAGCTCTCCCTCTTAAATCGTTTGTAGGGAGATACGCCAACGAGGTTTACGGCGATATATTCGTAAATATGGACAAGGGTAAGCTGAATATTACCTTTTCGCATCATCCCAACCTAGTTGCAAATTTGGAGTACATGAAGAATAACACCTTTCTTTGTACCTACAATCGTCCCGCATTTGGCGTAGTTGAGATGCCATTTAAGGTTGCTAATGGCGAGGTAGAAGGGTTAACGCTGCGGGTAAACGATTTTGTTGAGGCTACACCCTACGAGTTTAAAAAGAATTAG
- a CDS encoding peroxiredoxin family protein gives MKHSKFVAALAFTLLLLVSTGIRAQEKEQDRGYIVEVGQMAPDFTVTTTDGKTFKLSDYRGKVVMIQFTASWCGVCRKEMPHIESEIWLPLKSKDFVLIGLDRDEPKDVVAAFAKKMSITYPLAPDPDSKVFCLYALKNAGVTRNVIVDRDGKIVFLTRLYDEKEFGAMKEVIFKLVQK, from the coding sequence ATGAAGCATTCAAAGTTCGTTGCAGCATTGGCGTTTACCCTACTGCTGCTGGTTAGCACGGGCATTCGTGCGCAGGAAAAGGAGCAGGATAGGGGTTACATTGTAGAGGTTGGGCAGATGGCGCCCGACTTTACCGTTACCACTACCGATGGAAAGACGTTTAAGCTATCCGATTATCGCGGAAAGGTGGTAATGATTCAGTTTACCGCCAGCTGGTGCGGCGTATGCCGTAAGGAGATGCCGCATATCGAAAGCGAAATATGGCTGCCGTTAAAGAGTAAGGACTTTGTGCTAATTGGTTTAGACCGCGACGAGCCCAAGGATGTGGTTGCAGCCTTTGCCAAGAAGATGAGCATCACCTATCCGCTAGCACCCGATCCGGATTCTAAGGTTTTCTGCTTGTATGCCCTAAAGAATGCAGGAGTTACCCGTAACGTAATCGTCGATAGGGATGGAAAGATTGTTTTCCTTACCCGCCTTTACGACGAAAAGGAATTCGGCGCCATGAAGGAGGTCATTTTTAAGCTTGTTCAAAAGTAA